A window of the Halopseudomonas phragmitis genome harbors these coding sequences:
- the trpE gene encoding anthranilate synthase component I yields MTLDEFLRLAAQDYNRIPLVREVLADLDTPLSTYLKLADAPNSYLLESVQGGEKWGRYSIIGLPARTVLRVHGHTACILVDGVETERHECADPLAFVETFKARYRVSDIPGLPRFNGGLVGYFGYDSVRYVEQRLAHCPHPDPLGTPDILLMVSDEVVVFDNLAGKLHAIVLADPVQADAFAVANARLDELLAQLRQPLAQRQALRLDNPPDRDDLDYRASFTREDFERAVDSVKEYILAGDCMQVVLSQRMSIDFKAAPIDLYRALRSQNPTPYMYFFNFGDFHVVGSSPEVLVRVEDGEVTVRPIAGTRPRGATPEADLALEQDLLADAKEIAEHLMLIDLGRNDVGRVAKVGQVWVTEQMVIERYSNVMHIVSNVKGQLLDELNAMDALRAILPAGTLSGAPKIRAMEIIDELEPVKRGVYGGAVGYWAWNGNMDTAIAIRTAVIKDAELHVQAGAGIVADSVPEREWEETINKRRAMFRAVALAEQSAE; encoded by the coding sequence ATGACCCTAGACGAATTCCTACGCCTGGCCGCCCAGGACTACAATCGCATCCCGCTGGTGCGTGAAGTTCTCGCCGACCTCGATACCCCGCTGTCCACCTACCTGAAACTGGCTGACGCCCCCAACTCCTACCTGCTCGAATCGGTGCAGGGCGGTGAGAAATGGGGGCGCTACTCGATCATCGGCCTGCCGGCCCGTACTGTGTTGCGTGTCCATGGCCACACCGCCTGCATACTGGTCGATGGTGTTGAGACCGAGCGCCATGAATGTGCTGATCCGCTGGCCTTTGTCGAGACCTTCAAGGCCCGTTACCGGGTTTCCGACATCCCCGGGCTGCCGCGCTTTAATGGCGGTCTGGTCGGCTACTTCGGTTACGACAGCGTGCGCTATGTCGAGCAGCGCCTGGCTCATTGTCCGCATCCGGACCCACTGGGCACCCCGGACATTCTGCTGATGGTTTCCGATGAGGTTGTGGTGTTCGACAACCTGGCCGGCAAGCTGCACGCCATCGTGCTGGCCGACCCGGTCCAGGCCGACGCCTTCGCCGTGGCCAACGCCCGGCTGGATGAACTGCTGGCGCAGTTGCGGCAACCGCTGGCCCAGCGTCAGGCTCTGCGCCTGGACAACCCCCCAGACCGGGATGATCTGGACTATCGCGCCAGCTTCACCCGTGAAGATTTCGAGCGCGCGGTCGACAGCGTCAAGGAGTACATCCTCGCCGGCGACTGCATGCAGGTGGTGCTGTCGCAGCGCATGAGCATCGACTTCAAGGCCGCGCCGATCGATCTGTACCGCGCCCTGCGCAGCCAGAATCCGACCCCTTACATGTACTTCTTCAACTTTGGTGACTTCCACGTGGTTGGCAGCTCGCCGGAAGTGCTGGTGCGGGTCGAGGACGGCGAAGTGACCGTGCGCCCGATTGCCGGCACCCGCCCGCGCGGCGCCACACCCGAGGCCGACCTGGCGCTGGAGCAGGATCTGCTGGCCGATGCCAAGGAAATTGCCGAACACCTGATGCTGATCGACCTGGGCCGCAATGACGTGGGCCGGGTAGCCAAGGTCGGCCAGGTGTGGGTCACCGAACAGATGGTGATCGAGCGCTATTCCAACGTCATGCACATCGTTTCCAACGTCAAGGGCCAGTTGCTTGACGAGCTCAACGCCATGGATGCGCTGCGTGCCATTCTGCCGGCCGGCACTCTGTCCGGCGCGCCGAAGATCCGCGCGATGGAAATCATCGACGAGCTGGAGCCGGTCAAGCGTGGTGTCTACGGCGGCGCGGTGGGCTACTGGGCCTGGAACGGCAATATGGACACCGCCATTGCCATCCGCACCGCGGTGATCAAGGACGCAGAGCTTCACGTTCAGGCCGGGGCCGGCATCGTTGCCGACTCGGTGCCCGAGCGCGAGTGGGAGGAAACCATAAACAAGCGCCGGGCCATGTTCCGCGCCGTGGCGCTGGCCGAACAGTCGGCCGAGTGA
- a CDS encoding iron chelate uptake ABC transporter family permease subunit — translation MPGSELTPRGASAPRVTVWLIILLALVVGLALWSLNVGASRMSLLNVLTGDPDDRLSKILFASRLPRTLALLLAGSALAVAGLILQMMARNRLVEPSTVGTMEAAALGLLVLAWLAPGAPLPLRFALVSVFALGGTLIFLAVLRRIALRSALIVPLVGLVLAGVIAAAGALLAQQLDLSQSLRAWNSGDFSAVLRGRYELLWLAAGLTVVAMLAADRFTVIGLGKDFATNVGVNYGRLMLLGLLLVAMISASVVVVVGAIPFIGLVAPNLVRWLCGDQLRRSIPLVALLGAALMLAADLAGRLIIHPFEVPSSGLLAVTGCLVFLVILIRGRKQWA, via the coding sequence ATGCCCGGTTCAGAACTAACCCCACGCGGAGCCTCGGCTCCGCGCGTTACTGTGTGGCTGATCATCCTGCTGGCGCTGGTGGTTGGGCTGGCCTTATGGAGCCTGAACGTCGGTGCCAGCCGCATGAGCCTGCTCAATGTGCTGACCGGCGATCCGGATGATCGGCTGTCGAAAATCCTCTTCGCCAGCCGCCTGCCGCGTACCCTGGCCTTGCTGCTGGCCGGTTCGGCACTAGCGGTAGCCGGGCTGATTCTGCAGATGATGGCGCGCAACCGCCTGGTTGAGCCATCCACCGTCGGCACCATGGAAGCGGCCGCGCTGGGCCTGCTGGTACTGGCCTGGCTGGCACCGGGGGCTCCACTGCCACTGCGCTTTGCGCTGGTCAGTGTGTTTGCGCTGGGCGGCACGCTGATCTTTCTGGCCGTACTGCGGCGCATTGCCCTGCGCTCGGCGCTGATCGTACCGCTGGTGGGGCTGGTACTGGCCGGGGTGATTGCCGCCGCCGGGGCGCTGCTGGCTCAACAACTGGATCTGAGCCAGTCACTCCGGGCCTGGAACAGTGGCGATTTTTCCGCCGTGCTGCGCGGTCGTTATGAGCTGTTGTGGCTGGCTGCCGGTCTGACCGTGGTCGCTATGCTGGCCGCTGATCGCTTTACCGTGATCGGCTTAGGCAAGGACTTTGCCACTAACGTCGGGGTCAACTATGGCCGGCTGATGCTGCTTGGCTTGCTGCTGGTGGCGATGATTTCCGCCAGCGTGGTGGTCGTGGTCGGTGCCATTCCCTTTATCGGTCTGGTGGCCCCCAATCTGGTGCGCTGGCTCTGTGGTGATCAGTTGCGCCGTAGCATCCCGCTGGTGGCTTTGCTCGGCGCGGCCTTGATGCTGGCAGCTGATCTGGCCGGAAGGCTGATCATTCATCCGTTCGAGGTCCCGTCGTCCGGCTTGCTGGCCGTGACCGGCTGCCTGGTGTTCTTGGTGATTCTGATTCGGGGGCGCAAGCAATGGGCCTGA
- a CDS encoding siderophore ABC transporter substrate-binding protein, with protein MLPHALRRGLSVTGLLLATSFSAAALANETVTIQHSSGETEVPVNPQKAVVIDWSTLDTLQQLGVTVQGTPSNTAPELLKQYRDGDFIRAGSLFEPDLEVLQSTQPDLIITGRRAQGQYAEVAKFGPTIDVTPDPKDLLGSLERNTRLLGQIYAREAEAEALISKLEASVQELRKLTAEQGNGLLVLTTGGRMAAFGSGTRFGMIHDVFGLPQAVDNLQVGRHGHSVSFEFLLEANPDWLFVMDRDAAIGREGVAAAQLMDNELVKATTAGQKGQIVYLDPVSWYLLDNSGIGVMQTSVETLIEAFSAANR; from the coding sequence ATGCTCCCCCATGCTCTTCGTCGTGGCCTGTCTGTGACTGGCCTGTTGCTGGCCACCAGCTTTTCAGCCGCCGCTCTGGCCAATGAAACCGTCACCATCCAGCACAGCAGTGGCGAGACTGAAGTCCCGGTCAACCCGCAAAAAGCCGTGGTCATCGACTGGTCGACCCTGGATACCCTGCAGCAACTGGGCGTAACCGTGCAGGGCACGCCAAGCAACACTGCCCCCGAACTGCTTAAGCAATACCGTGACGGTGATTTCATCCGTGCCGGCAGTCTGTTCGAGCCGGATCTGGAAGTGCTGCAGAGCACTCAGCCGGATCTGATTATTACCGGACGTCGGGCACAGGGGCAGTATGCCGAAGTGGCCAAGTTCGGTCCGACCATCGATGTGACTCCCGATCCCAAGGACCTGCTTGGCAGCCTGGAGCGCAACACCCGACTGCTGGGCCAGATCTATGCCAGGGAAGCTGAAGCCGAGGCGCTGATTTCCAAGCTTGAGGCGTCGGTCCAGGAGCTGCGCAAACTGACCGCTGAGCAGGGTAATGGCCTGCTGGTACTGACCACCGGCGGGCGCATGGCAGCCTTCGGCAGTGGCACCCGCTTCGGCATGATCCACGATGTGTTCGGTTTGCCGCAGGCGGTCGATAATCTGCAGGTTGGTCGTCATGGGCACTCGGTATCGTTTGAGTTTCTGCTCGAAGCCAATCCGGACTGGTTGTTCGTCATGGACCGTGATGCCGCCATCGGTCGTGAGGGTGTCGCCGCGGCCCAGTTGATGGACAACGAGTTGGTCAAGGCCACCACTGCCGGGCAGAAAGGCCAGATCGTCTATCTGGATCCGGTCAGCTGGTACTTGCTCGACAACAGTGGTATCGGCGTCATGCAGACCAGTGTCGAAACCCTGATCGAAGCCTTTTCTGCCGCCAATCGTTAA
- a CDS encoding cytochrome b, with protein MAFRNTHTRYGLVTVLLHWGVAVTVIGLAILGLWMTDLSYYSPYYRSAPFWHKSIGIALAAVLVLRLLWRWINPKPAHLPNHARWEVRLASAVHGLLYLLLFMIVISGYLISTARGQGISVFGWFELPALVSGLPRQEDRAGDLHFWSAMLLLGLVALHALGALKHHFIDRDDTLRRMLGLRPRASLENSTKEK; from the coding sequence ATGGCTTTCAGGAATACTCATACTCGTTACGGGCTGGTCACCGTGCTGTTGCACTGGGGCGTGGCTGTAACCGTCATTGGTCTGGCCATCCTCGGCCTGTGGATGACCGACCTCAGCTACTACAGCCCCTACTATCGCAGTGCCCCATTCTGGCACAAGAGCATCGGGATCGCCCTGGCTGCGGTGCTGGTGTTGCGTCTGCTGTGGCGCTGGATCAACCCCAAACCGGCCCATCTGCCCAACCATGCGCGCTGGGAGGTGCGTCTGGCGTCGGCAGTGCATGGTCTGCTGTATCTGCTGCTGTTCATGATTGTCATCAGCGGCTATCTGATTTCCACCGCGCGCGGGCAGGGTATCAGTGTGTTCGGCTGGTTCGAGTTGCCGGCGCTGGTCAGCGGTCTGCCGCGCCAGGAGGATCGGGCCGGTGATCTACACTTCTGGTCTGCCATGCTGTTGCTGGGGTTGGTGGCGCTGCATGCGCTGGGCGCTCTGAAACACCATTTTATCGACCGTGATGACACCTTGCGACGCATGCTGGGCCTGCGCCCTCGGGCTTCACTTGAAAATTCAACCAAGGAGAAATGA
- the trpD gene encoding anthranilate phosphoribosyltransferase, which yields MDIKEALNRVVSNLDLTTEEMQAVMREIMTGQCTDAQIGAFLMGMRMKSETIDEIVGAVSVMRELARRVELSSLDHVVDVVGTGGDGANIFNVSSASVFVVAAAGGKVAKHGNRAVSGKSGSADLLEAAGIYLELSPEQVARCIESVGVGFMFAQVHHSAMRHAAGPRRELGLRTLFNMLGPLTNPAGVRHQVVGVFSQALCRPLAEVLKRLGSEHVLVVHSKDGLDEFSLAAPSYVAELKNGEISEYWVQPEDVGLRSQSLIGLTVDSPQASLALVRDALGKRATEAGEKAADMIILNAGAALYAADLAGTLSDGVKLASDALYSGLAREKLNELVAFTEVFREESEQ from the coding sequence ATGGATATCAAGGAGGCGCTCAACCGGGTCGTCAGCAATCTGGATCTGACGACCGAAGAGATGCAGGCGGTGATGCGCGAGATCATGACCGGCCAATGCACGGATGCGCAGATCGGCGCATTCCTGATGGGCATGCGGATGAAGAGCGAGACCATCGACGAGATCGTCGGTGCGGTGTCGGTGATGCGTGAACTGGCGCGCCGGGTCGAGTTGTCGAGCCTGGACCATGTGGTCGATGTGGTCGGCACCGGTGGCGATGGCGCCAACATTTTCAACGTGTCTTCGGCATCGGTGTTCGTGGTGGCCGCAGCCGGTGGCAAGGTCGCCAAGCACGGCAATCGCGCGGTGTCCGGCAAGAGCGGCAGTGCTGATTTGCTGGAGGCGGCTGGCATCTATCTGGAGCTGAGCCCCGAACAGGTCGCCCGCTGCATTGAAAGTGTCGGCGTCGGTTTCATGTTCGCCCAGGTTCACCACAGCGCCATGCGCCATGCCGCCGGCCCGCGCCGTGAGTTGGGCCTGCGGACCCTGTTCAACATGCTCGGGCCGCTGACCAATCCAGCCGGTGTCCGGCATCAGGTGGTCGGGGTGTTCAGCCAGGCACTATGCCGACCGCTGGCCGAAGTGCTCAAGCGCCTGGGCAGCGAGCATGTTCTGGTGGTGCATTCCAAGGATGGGCTCGATGAGTTCAGCCTGGCGGCCCCCAGCTATGTCGCCGAGCTGAAAAATGGCGAGATCAGCGAATACTGGGTGCAGCCCGAGGATGTCGGCCTGCGTAGCCAGAGCCTGATCGGCTTGACCGTCGATTCACCGCAGGCTTCGCTGGCGCTGGTGCGCGATGCGCTGGGCAAACGCGCGACCGAAGCTGGCGAAAAAGCTGCCGATATGATCATTCTCAATGCCGGTGCAGCGCTGTACGCCGCCGACCTGGCCGGCACCCTGAGCGACGGCGTGAAGCTGGCCTCGGATGCATTGTACTCGGGCCTGGCCCGTGAGAAGCTCAATGAGCTGGTGGCCTTTACCGAGGTATTCCGCGAGGAGTCTGAACAATGA
- a CDS encoding aminodeoxychorismate/anthranilate synthase component II, with amino-acid sequence MLLMIDNYDSFTYNVVQYLGELGAEVKVVRNDELTVEQIEALQPERIVISPGPCTPTEAGVSVPVLQHFAGQLPILGICLGHQSIGQAFGGEVVRAREVMHGKTSPVYHEHLGVFEGLANPLTVTRYHSLVVRRESLPACLEVTAWTQHADGSVDEIMGLRHRQYMIEGVQFHPESILTEQGHELLANFLKQQGGVR; translated from the coding sequence ATGCTACTGATGATCGATAACTACGATTCCTTCACCTACAACGTGGTGCAGTATCTCGGCGAGCTGGGTGCCGAGGTCAAGGTGGTGCGTAATGACGAACTCACGGTCGAGCAGATCGAGGCCCTGCAGCCCGAGCGTATTGTGATTTCCCCCGGCCCCTGTACGCCGACTGAGGCCGGCGTATCGGTGCCGGTGTTGCAGCATTTCGCCGGCCAGTTGCCGATTCTCGGCATCTGTCTGGGCCACCAGAGTATCGGCCAGGCCTTCGGTGGTGAAGTGGTACGTGCCCGCGAGGTTATGCACGGCAAGACCAGTCCGGTCTATCATGAACATCTCGGGGTGTTCGAGGGCTTGGCCAATCCGCTCACTGTGACCCGCTACCACTCGCTGGTAGTGCGCCGCGAGAGCTTGCCGGCGTGCCTGGAAGTCACCGCCTGGACCCAGCATGCCGACGGTTCGGTGGATGAAATCATGGGCCTGCGCCATCGTCAGTACATGATCGAGGGCGTGCAGTTTCACCCCGAATCGATTCTGACCGAACAGGGCCACGAACTGCTGGCCAACTTCCTCAAGCAACAGGGTGGAGTACGCTGA
- a CDS encoding DnaJ domain-containing protein: MLWPVTVLGGVLGGLAGGLPGGIFGAVLGHALDRYWGLKRWADVPARLRRLVTFEQVLFLCLGRLAKASGRVRQEHLQLARDLMQQYRLDESQRLQAMQWFNQGKAPDVRIRPLVKLLGRDDPARAVELIDSCWRMALATGALSSEQQQHLNDWAALAGLGKGEQQRMHQRHQRRSSGSGQQAPMANRDRLSEAAELLGVALDAEVAQIKQAYRRQLSLHHPDKLMARGASTQEQAGAGERIRAIQEAYERIKRYRGFR; this comes from the coding sequence GTGCTGTGGCCGGTGACCGTGCTTGGCGGTGTGCTCGGTGGTCTGGCTGGCGGCTTGCCGGGCGGCATCTTTGGGGCCGTGCTGGGGCATGCGCTGGATCGTTACTGGGGCCTGAAGCGCTGGGCCGATGTACCAGCCCGGCTGCGTCGGCTGGTGACCTTCGAGCAGGTGCTGTTTCTGTGCCTGGGGCGTTTGGCCAAGGCCAGTGGACGGGTGCGTCAGGAGCATTTGCAACTGGCCCGGGATCTGATGCAGCAATACCGGTTGGACGAGAGCCAGCGGCTGCAGGCCATGCAGTGGTTCAATCAGGGCAAGGCGCCGGATGTGCGGATCAGGCCGCTGGTCAAACTGCTCGGGCGTGATGACCCCGCGCGAGCGGTGGAGCTGATCGACAGTTGCTGGCGCATGGCGCTGGCAACCGGGGCGCTAAGCAGTGAGCAACAGCAACACCTCAACGACTGGGCAGCACTGGCCGGACTAGGCAAGGGTGAGCAGCAGCGCATGCATCAGCGTCATCAGCGTCGCAGTAGCGGGTCGGGGCAGCAGGCACCGATGGCCAACCGCGACCGGCTGAGCGAGGCGGCCGAGTTGCTGGGCGTGGCGCTGGATGCCGAGGTGGCGCAGATCAAGCAGGCTTATCGCCGCCAGCTCAGCCTTCATCATCCGGACAAACTGATGGCGCGCGGTGCCTCAACCCAAGAGCAGGCAGGCGCTGGCGAGCGCATCCGGGCCATTCAGGAGGCCTATGAGCGGATCAAGCGTTATCGCGGTTTTCGCTAG
- the murU gene encoding N-acetylmuramate alpha-1-phosphate uridylyltransferase MurU, giving the protein MKAMILAAGKGERMRPLTLHTPKPLLEVGGKPLIQWHIEALAQAGIRDLVINHAWLGEQLETYFGNGAAWGVRIQWSAEGEPLETGGGIHRALPLLGAEPFLLVNGDIWTGIDFARLQLAEGCLAHLVLVDNPEHKAQGDFVLHEGRVLNPQAGDTGLTYSGVALLAPELLVSEPGDSFPLAPLLRRAAAAGQVSGEHYPGLWIDVGTPERLALADRLAWEG; this is encoded by the coding sequence GTGAAAGCCATGATCCTCGCCGCCGGCAAGGGCGAGCGGATGCGACCGCTGACCCTGCATACGCCCAAGCCTCTGCTGGAGGTTGGCGGCAAACCCTTGATCCAGTGGCATATTGAAGCGCTGGCCCAGGCCGGTATCCGTGATTTGGTGATCAACCATGCCTGGCTGGGCGAGCAACTGGAAACCTATTTCGGCAATGGCGCTGCCTGGGGCGTACGCATCCAGTGGTCGGCCGAGGGCGAGCCGCTGGAAACCGGTGGCGGTATTCACCGGGCTCTGCCGCTACTCGGGGCCGAGCCCTTCCTGCTGGTCAATGGTGACATCTGGACTGGTATCGACTTTGCCCGGCTGCAACTGGCCGAGGGCTGTCTAGCGCATCTGGTACTGGTCGATAATCCCGAACACAAGGCGCAGGGCGACTTTGTCCTGCATGAGGGGCGGGTACTCAATCCGCAGGCAGGCGATACTGGCCTGACCTACAGCGGCGTTGCGCTGCTGGCTCCTGAGCTGCTGGTGTCTGAACCGGGCGACTCGTTCCCGTTGGCACCACTGCTGCGCCGGGCCGCTGCAGCCGGGCAGGTCAGTGGCGAGCATTATCCGGGGCTGTGGATTGATGTCGGTACCCCGGAGCGGCTGGCGCTTGCCGACCGTCTCGCCTGGGAGGGTTGA
- the trpC gene encoding indole-3-glycerol phosphate synthase TrpC: MSVPTILQKIVERKYEEVAERRAQTSLAELEKLAASADAPRGFAKALMRKAEAREPAVIAEVKKASPSKGVLRENFNPAEIAVSYEKGGATCLSVLTDIDFFQGHDDYLRQARAACSLPVIRKDFLVDPYQVVEARAMGADCVLLIAAVLEDAQMAELAHVAHTHGLDVLVEVHDGIELDRALHLDTPLIGINNRNLHTFEVSLDTTLELLPKIPPERLLVTESGILNRADVELMLAHDIYSFLVGEAFMRAEDPGAELKRLFF, encoded by the coding sequence ATGAGCGTGCCGACCATCCTGCAGAAAATTGTCGAGCGCAAGTACGAGGAAGTGGCCGAGCGGCGAGCTCAGACTTCGCTGGCTGAACTGGAAAAGCTGGCCGCCAGTGCCGATGCCCCGCGCGGATTTGCCAAGGCCCTGATGCGCAAGGCTGAAGCGCGTGAGCCGGCAGTGATCGCCGAGGTCAAGAAGGCTTCGCCGAGCAAGGGCGTGCTGCGTGAAAACTTCAATCCGGCCGAAATTGCCGTGAGTTACGAGAAGGGCGGGGCGACCTGCCTGTCGGTGCTCACCGATATCGACTTTTTCCAGGGCCACGATGACTATCTGCGTCAGGCCCGGGCGGCCTGCAGCCTGCCGGTGATCCGCAAGGACTTTCTGGTCGATCCCTATCAGGTGGTCGAGGCGCGCGCCATGGGGGCTGACTGCGTCCTGCTGATTGCCGCCGTGCTGGAAGATGCGCAGATGGCCGAGCTGGCCCATGTGGCCCATACCCACGGCCTGGATGTGCTGGTTGAGGTGCATGACGGCATTGAGCTGGACCGGGCGTTGCACCTGGATACTCCGCTGATCGGCATCAACAACCGCAATCTGCACACCTTCGAAGTCAGCCTCGATACCACTCTGGAACTGTTGCCGAAGATCCCACCCGAGCGCCTGCTGGTGACCGAAAGCGGTATTCTCAACCGTGCCGATGTCGAGCTGATGCTGGCCCATGACATCTATAGCTTCCTGGTTGGCGAAGCCTTTATGCGTGCCGAGGATCCAGGGGCGGAGCTGAAGCGGCTGTTTTTCTGA
- the rpe gene encoding ribulose-phosphate 3-epimerase — MLDYAIAPSILSADFARLGQDVDKVLAAGADIVHFDVMDNHYVPNLTIGPMVCSALRKYGITAPIDVHLMVKPVDRIIGDFLEAGASYITFHPEASEHIDRSLQLIKDGGAKAGLVFNPATPLDSLKYVMDKIDMILLMSVNPGFGGQKFIPGTLDKLREARALIDASGREIRLEIDGGVNEQNIRAIAEAGADTFVAGSAIFNKPDYKAVIDSMRAELALARG; from the coding sequence ATGCTCGATTACGCGATTGCCCCGTCCATTCTGTCTGCCGACTTCGCCCGCCTGGGTCAGGATGTCGACAAGGTACTGGCCGCTGGTGCCGATATCGTCCACTTCGATGTAATGGACAACCACTATGTGCCCAACCTGACCATTGGCCCGATGGTTTGCAGTGCGCTGCGCAAGTACGGCATTACGGCGCCGATCGACGTGCATCTGATGGTCAAGCCGGTGGATCGGATCATCGGCGACTTCCTTGAGGCCGGTGCCAGCTACATTACCTTTCACCCCGAGGCCAGCGAGCACATCGACCGTTCGCTGCAACTGATCAAGGATGGCGGTGCCAAAGCCGGTCTGGTATTCAACCCGGCGACCCCGCTGGACAGCCTCAAGTACGTGATGGACAAGATCGACATGATTCTGTTGATGAGCGTTAACCCGGGCTTTGGTGGCCAGAAGTTCATTCCCGGTACACTCGACAAACTGCGTGAGGCGCGGGCGCTGATCGACGCCAGCGGTCGTGAGATTCGCCTGGAAATCGACGGTGGAGTCAACGAACAGAACATCCGCGCCATCGCCGAAGCCGGCGCAGACACCTTCGTGGCCGGCTCGGCAATCTTCAACAAGCCGGACTACAAGGCCGTGATCGACAGCATGCGGGCGGAACTGGCACTGGCCCGGGGCTGA
- a CDS encoding YceI family protein — protein sequence MKKTFAALMLGSAMGLAGMSAQAADYVIDKEGQHAFINFKISHLGMSWLYGRFNDFEGTFSWDAEQPAESQVQVTINTASVDSNHAERDRHLRSADFLNVSRHPQATFKSTGVEMTGDDSAKVNGELTLNGVTRPVVLDARFMGEGEDPWGGYRAGFEAYTTLKLKDFDIAMDLGPTSQEVELLLTIEGIRQ from the coding sequence ATGAAAAAGACCTTCGCTGCCTTGATGCTGGGTTCTGCCATGGGCCTGGCCGGCATGAGCGCCCAGGCTGCTGATTACGTGATCGACAAGGAAGGCCAGCACGCCTTCATCAACTTCAAGATCAGTCATCTGGGTATGAGCTGGCTGTATGGCCGGTTCAACGACTTCGAAGGGACGTTCAGCTGGGATGCCGAGCAGCCGGCTGAAAGCCAGGTGCAGGTCACCATCAATACCGCCAGCGTCGATTCCAACCATGCCGAGCGTGACCGCCACCTGCGCAGTGCCGACTTCCTCAACGTCAGCCGGCATCCGCAGGCGACCTTCAAGTCTACGGGCGTGGAAATGACTGGCGACGACAGCGCCAAGGTCAATGGTGAGCTGACCCTCAACGGGGTGACTCGACCGGTTGTACTGGACGCCCGTTTCATGGGCGAGGGTGAAGATCCGTGGGGTGGTTACCGGGCCGGCTTTGAGGCTTACACCACGCTGAAGCTGAAGGACTTTGATATCGCCATGGACCTGGGGCCGACCTCGCAGGAAGTTGAGCTGCTGCTGACTATCGAGGGGATTCGTCAGTAA
- a CDS encoding DUF3530 family protein has protein sequence MAPLYRWSLLILLALSNMAQAGIPDEELDADELHPAAAPPAIQQLPSTTRGLQHEQDLMRQLPGEQQLNLNTTEQHWLGLWLPAARPEAHGAIVLVADRAEHADWPQLIGPARRQLSEAGWQTLAIALPDQPAEDFGLPQEQRLERQQAWRLLARERLQHSASHLREQGAEQVILLGRGEAAWLALQVGTEQADAFDALVLYRLRSPETGPTASTLIEGWDKPLLDIVPSSRAGDDRSARERRLTAQRLGYEHYQQLRPADPASMPQGQTMLIKRIDGWLQRSLPEGNTD, from the coding sequence ATGGCACCTTTGTATCGCTGGTCACTGCTGATTCTGCTGGCGCTAAGCAATATGGCGCAGGCTGGCATTCCCGACGAGGAGCTGGACGCCGACGAGCTGCATCCGGCCGCAGCCCCACCGGCCATTCAGCAACTGCCATCAACCACACGCGGCCTGCAACACGAGCAGGACCTGATGCGTCAGTTGCCCGGCGAGCAGCAGCTCAACCTGAACACTACCGAACAGCACTGGCTGGGCCTCTGGCTGCCTGCCGCCCGGCCCGAGGCGCATGGTGCGATCGTCCTGGTGGCCGACCGTGCCGAGCATGCCGATTGGCCGCAACTGATCGGCCCGGCCCGGCGTCAATTGAGTGAAGCCGGCTGGCAGACGCTGGCCATCGCCCTGCCTGATCAACCAGCCGAAGACTTCGGCCTGCCCCAGGAGCAGCGGCTTGAACGCCAGCAAGCCTGGCGGCTGCTGGCCCGTGAACGGTTGCAGCACAGCGCCAGCCACCTGCGTGAACAGGGTGCAGAGCAGGTGATCCTGCTGGGTCGCGGCGAAGCGGCCTGGCTGGCCTTACAAGTCGGCACCGAGCAAGCGGACGCCTTCGATGCCCTGGTGTTGTACCGCCTGCGCAGCCCGGAAACCGGCCCCACAGCAAGCACCTTAATAGAAGGCTGGGACAAACCGCTACTGGATATCGTGCCCAGCAGTCGGGCTGGCGATGACCGCTCCGCCCGCGAACGCCGCCTGACTGCCCAACGCCTGGGATATGAGCACTACCAGCAATTACGCCCGGCCGACCCGGCAAGCATGCCCCAAGGCCAGACCATGCTGATCAAACGGATTGATGGATGGTTGCAGCGCAGCCTGCCCGAGGGAAACACTGATTAA